In Sphaeramia orbicularis chromosome 1, fSphaOr1.1, whole genome shotgun sequence, a genomic segment contains:
- the cplx2a gene encoding complexin 2, like: MNFVMKAALGGGPPDVGKMLGGEEKEEDPDAAKKEEERQEALRQQEEERKAKYAKMEAERESMRQGIRDKYGLKKREVVEAEAAAAAEEPAAGSLTRPKKAVPAGCGDEEEEEESIMDTVMKYLPGPLQDMLKK; the protein is encoded by the exons GAGGTCCTCCTGATGTGGGCAAGATGCTGGgtggggaggagaaggaggaggacccTGATGCAgcaaagaaagaggaggaaagaCAGGAGGCGCTGAGGCaacaggaggaagagaggaaggccAAATATGCCAAGATGGAGGCTGAGAGGGAAAGTATGAGGCAAGGCATCAGGGACAAG TATGGCTTGAAAAAGCGTGAGGTGGTTGAGGCGGAGGCCGCGGCCGCCGCAGAGGAGCCTGCAGCCGGCAGCTTGACCCGACCCAAGAAAGCTGTGCCAGCCGGCTGtggtgatgaggaggaggaggaggagagcatcATGGACACAGTGATGAAATACCTGCCAGGCCCGCTGCAAGACATGCTGAAGAAGTAG